The following is a genomic window from Pelodiscus sinensis isolate JC-2024 chromosome 12, ASM4963464v1, whole genome shotgun sequence.
CCCCCAGCCTACTGCGCAAGGCACAACGGGTCGACTAAAATACGACTGTGAGGGGCACCTCGTACGCCTGCCGAGGGAAGGAACAGTCGTTACCAATCCCCGGAAGCTTGAATGAACGGCAGCCTGCCTCAGAGAGTGGCCTGACACGCCGCAACCCCAGAaaccagaaggaacagccaggggcctggttttcagaggtgccaagcacctgctgctcccagctggagcagtGATTGCACCGCACTTCTGAAAGCTGGGGGCTAAATCCACAGGGCTCTGGCAAGAGCAGAGCTGGGCCACCGCCAGAGCGTGACGCTCTTCGAGAGGAGTTTTTAGAGCCGCACAGACACTGGGCCCAGTGACAGCGATGGCAATCTGGAGCAAGCCCCAAAGGCGTGGCTTACACACGCCGTCAAGGAAACACGGCGCTGCGGTCTGCTCCATTCCAGTGCACCTCAGACTGAGCAGCCACCAGAAAAACCGGACGCGTGATTCCATTGTAGCGTGGGCAAACTTCCAACCAGGAGGAATCAACACAAAAGAACAGGGAATTCTCTCTTGGGAGCAGCAGCTGTACTGGTAGGAAATCAAAAACCACGTCAAGGCCATAGGGAATCTCCAGGGGATTTCCTGGCTATCTGAACCACAGCCTCCTTTATAACGACATGGTCCGAAAAATTAGCCCATTAGTCACCATGATCTCTTTACCCGTTACCTTAGACGGCAACTCTGCAAGGGCTGGCTGGAAGCGCAGGCCCGTGTTATCCTGGGTGTGACTCCCCTTCCTTTGATGTGACGTTGGGGATGGAACTGGGTCAGCACACCAGGAATATTCAGTCTGAAGTCCTACCGACCACTCCCAGACCCAGCTCTGCTTGGGGCGTGGCTATTTGCTAGGGGAGTGAGCACACTAGCTTTCCACATCCACAGCCCTGGGTGCAAATTCAGAGAGGTTCCCAAGTGGAGTGGGGCTGGTTGTCTCTATCACACCCTAAAGGTATATGCATTCCGATTTGCTGTCGCCCGCTGTATTTTAGCTCAGCTGGAAGTCTCTGTCCAGGAAAGGCCACAGAACGGGCCTTGGGGCCAATCAGACACCTACAGGCACAGCACGCCAGAGTCACAATGCCTGGCTtggaagagagagggaaaaaaaaaaaagaaactctcctccccctccccacttcagaGGGAGCCAATAGTTCATCCCAGGGGCTCACCAAACTGGTAAGTCACTCAGAACATCTGCTAGAGATAATTaagcaataattttttaaaaaagaggactTGTATTAGCTGAATTTATGACTCGGCGAGTCAttgcaaacaaacagaaaaattgCACATTAGGATGCTAACTAGATGCAGGTCTATTTATACGCTACCTCGATCAGGCCAGCACGTTTTCCGCTTCAGGTGTCGGTGTTACGCCCACAAACGTCAACGCTTTCATTGACGGGGAAACACCTGCTTGCCTCTAGAGATGGGCGAGTACCAGGGACGGTCTACGCCAAGGGGCCGCTCAGTAACACATTGCTCCCATTTTGCGCTTGGCGACGTGAGGAGGAAGATGACGTCGACAGGGAAATGGAGGCATATTCAGGCTGCGCTGTGAAGGTTTGCCCCGTTGCCCAAGGTAATTCACACAGACATTAGACATCTTTGGGCTGGCTCGTAGCAGCAGCATTTGCCTTATTATCAGTATGAAGGGCCTCAATTTGTCATGGCAATTTTGGGGCGGGGATGGCAAACCTCATGGGTTGGCTGGCGTAAAACTGTCCAGCTGTGGAAATCATAGAACatgagaactggaagggcccttgagaggtcatccgatccagtcccctgccctcatggcaggaccaagcaccagttAGAcagcagtcggaggtgtgctgtggagagaacagaattcaaaatggccacccttaaagggacaagcctcctcgcccccccacccaacaaaaaaatccttggtgttccctattaaaaaaatatatatatatagtttggtGTTCCACCAtcctaaaaagtttaagaaacactgatctagcccacccctgacaggtgtctgtctaacctgctcctaaatatctccagagatggggattccacaacctcccaggcaatttattccagcgtttaaccaccctgacaggtagtaAGTCtgtcccaatgtccaacctaaacctcccttgccgcagTTTAAATCAGAGCCAACCTCTGACCGGCGGCGTCGTGTGCCTCAGAAGTTTTAAAGAGGGGCTCCAATATCATGGGGAATCCCAGCTTGTCCCTTTCCTCCCAGGCGACTAATCTAAGCCGTCTTGGCTGGTAATTTAGTTGCGCCAAGAACGATTTCCTGAAATGCTCTACTCTGTGCCACTGGGTGCACTGAGCTGTAGACAGAACCACCTCCACctaaagttaaaaagaaaagaactCCCACTGTGATCCAGTGCCCGGCGGCCCTCCTGCATACTGAGGACAGAGCCGAAAGAAAGACGAGTACCAGAACGCGGCTGGGGGACATCCATAAGGCCTGCTTCAGAAAAACACGGAGCCCCTACACTCAAGAAGAGTCCACACACCTatacatcatcacaggacctaatcacatcagcggctcatacaactgcacgtCCATCATTGTGATCTACGCCAGCAAGTGCCAGCACGTGCATTGGCCATACTGGAGAGTCTCTGTGCCAGAGGATAAAACCTGTTGGGGAGCAGTTtaaacttgcccaggcactcccTCGTGGATCTCAAAGTTTCAGAGAGTAGCCGAGTTTGTCTGGAAGTGACTTtgctcttacaaagcaatttcaaaaaccagctggagagagaagctgcagaacttggtttcattcacaagtttgacacctggaatagaggtttgaacaaagacctgaactggatggtGTGACGACGTGttggggtcccctgtctcctgcacccccaaatggcacgaacagactcccccagccagtagaatggaggtagtttattgcttctccaggatatagcacagcacagatgtcatctggttacaggaactggggctaagaggcctcagtgccccccttgagaagggggagtcccagcctcctccccagctccttctcccctgctttccagacaggaactaactaactaactctcttccagccctgccccccagccagggcagccttcaccttcctttgttcctctccatggggggtggctggtcagacaggttgacacaccctttgcatagtgactcatcctgttttgctgggccgtggtaccaactgcagccagtgggggttaccccagagccagcagcatagaaaccagccaggtacccccactacgtcacagttctcccccctctgagagcgaactgagcagggtcactccgctcgtgacctagggaagttcgggtcctctgcgtgggaacccgccctggggacatgggtgctccccttgactcgggccggccgcggcgaggccccacatgaattagcttccctctgtccactcgacaccccgctccagggcgactgacacaggcctgtcctcaggggtcacacccacccttccgctggccttcatctctggccagggtctctcgggccggggaaatgagcccagtgagccttctctgggcAGCCAGGGTGGCTTCCATCCCTGACGCTCCATCCAGTTaggccttcccctcccataactctctcagcaagcccagaggctcCTCTATATGAGGTagggacccccaagccgctttcctcctgtcttgggccttcccgcccctctggcaggagtcacaggaccggcagtaccgctgcaccgCTGCAAATATCCCCGGCcagtggaagtgttggagcagcctcagccgggtgctccggatcccccggtggcccaccacggggacgtcgtgggccaaatacagcagcttgaggcgatactttcgggggacgaccagctgccgctggaccccccatgccctcacctttctggggggaagccattcccggaacaggaatccccgctcccacaggaatctcttctggccacctctcccccggggctgagctacacggaggccagcctggtccctcagcctctgcaaggaggggtctgcctgcacctcagcctggaattcagtcgctgaggcagggatcgggacctgtcccccacctttgcctaggtccggagtcccagcctggctggaccccgtgtccactgggatgggaccctgaggacgttgccaggagtccttccctggatccagattgccagcccctcgctggctctggctccgggtcgTGACTAGAGcctgctgggattcatggggccactcctctaggtcattccccatcagcacctcggtgggcaagtacgggtgcacccccacttccttgagaccttccttggccccccatttcagatgcaccctggctacaggcaccttaaatggggacccgtctatgcccttcagggtcagctgcgtgtggggtagtatccggtcttgggccactatgtcggattgggccagcgtcacctccgcccccgtgacccagaagcccgtcaccttcctaccatccacctccaggggtatgaggcactcgctccgcaggggccgccctgctcccacccggtacatggagaaatccacctcccgagggtcaggcctcccaggggaggtgcactgagcatccttcccctctctctgagctaaGGTTTGCCGGCCagtccctgcctctggggcagcctgcccttcctcccaccccagccagttaaccctggaaagtccccggtcatgggacctggtgcactgagccctcttgtggcctttttgcccacagcgatggcaagttaggctttgggctatctctgtccaggccctggctggttctctggggcgcagacgacctgttccttgggcttGCCtcatagttgactccctccgtcgctcagccgagatccggtctctgcgcaattccctttctctccgggactcccgttcacacccggaccagctctccatgaactcatctgccagtctcccggccttctggggggtctctggtcttcggtccttgagccacagcctcagtttgggtgggcacgcttcatagaactgctccatcatgaacagcttgagcagctcctctgtggtctgggctccgactccagacacccacttgcggccgtattgcacCAGgggggaggccagatccacataggtctcctgtggctccttctgcaccccccggaacttcttcctgtacatctcgggggtcagcccgaacttgtgcagcagggcctctgtcacgttgctgaattggagggaagcagccagatcgctgctgcacccctaggtgggggtgttggccccagaaattggtgtggggggagccatgtggggtattgaatgggagattattgtttgttgatcttatgtacgctatttatgagagtgtataatgtctatgtgtgtaggtaggaatctgtaatctgtgtggaagctgaatatttctgtgaatgtggttaagcatggctatggacaggctgagtagcaaaaccctgtggaacaatgactctcaataggctatggacacacccaaagaatgggatttgtcacctgagggcagccagcaggaaacatagagattggcctctgaccaggtgacttgctgcataccagaagaggccaggaagggggtataaagaggccatgtggtcgatgccattttggttctcagctcagcacttcatcccagaggcagcactgcagggactgAAGAGCCCGAAAGACCTgcgaacccatcctgatgataggatgtgcaataagaacttttaaaccagcagctgcaacatctctgctagagcctgcatcgagaactgggagattcggtgcatgtaacgtactgtacttgaataaccttactctcaggcttttctttcctgtaataataaacctttagatatagattctaaaggattggcccagcgtgatttgtgggtaaggtccagagggtaaattgaccagggatctgtggctggtttcttggaaccggacagaacttgttcggggtaggtgggattgggtgctaggaccccccacctgtgtatgaggcccggggccatctggggcacggatattgctggggtgtcggaggggttttgctcgggaggcttcaggcaggttgctgaagcgttctgtgagactggtttttggcctgtgtggagaggtcgccagtcagggggactgtaaagagccccggatttgagcagttcgccctgagcggacgccctaagctgtgcccagatacggcccggtctgtcacagcctccttgactcggttgtaatcccctggctgtaggtcctccagctgactgagcactccggccgcctcctggttcagtgcggggatgagctcctgcagccagtcagctggggggacccgttgcagtccacaggacctctcaaaggagctgaggaacccgtctatgtcacccatgtccctcagttgggccaccacgagcctctccaagcacctggcagccccgggaccctggggcccatccgcacttggtgcagccggtgccccgccggttctccgctctgccatggccagctcatgctgtcgctgcctctctcgatcctgGCAGTCCCTCTCTCAATCTTGGCgatccttctctcggtcctggcggtccctctctcggttctctacttccaattccttgatccgcagctagatatccagccgccgcagctctgctgggctggcccctgccctagatgggctacagcttgcaggcctcctgggggcagctgtctcatctctctggTGGGTTCCAGCGtttctccccctctctgagcctgacacactctcaggaggaatctggctgctccccctggggacaagatcctggccctctggctggtcattctcttccagccgggcaatcagctgggcgttggttgctttctgcacaggcaagcccctctctctgcacagccccaccagctctgccttcaagagtcgggcgtaggccatctgcccgctggtcccctcggtgcagactcaccagtctagtgctgcagcgccccacgattcccaggaaccgcttcgctctgtctcttGAATGcctgctccagggctcttgcttctactgcgccttgtcgctcgccgctggaagctccatccacggggtgcagtgaatcccactcctgacaccagtgtgacggcacgttggggtcccccgtctcctgcacccccaaatggcacgaacagactcccccagccagtagaatggaggtagtttattgcttctccacgatatagcacagcacagatgtcatctggttacaggaactggggctaagaggcctcagtgccccccttgagaagggggagtcccagcctcctccccagctccttctcccctgctttccagacaggaactaactaactaactctcttccagccctgccccccagccagggcagccttcaccttcctttgttcctctccatggggggtggctggtcagacaggttgacacaccctttgcatagtgactcatcctgttttgctgggccgtggtaccaactgcagccagtgggggttaccccagagccagagcTTCCCAGGTGAtcagtcagccctgcccagttAGTCATctcctgcatggagccctgagtccGGACTGGGTGTGGCACACCTGGGAAGCTGTGCTACTGCCCAGCAGCTTAGAGGCAACGCTGGTGAGAACCCAGGGGCACAGCCTGCTCCTTGCCCAGACGCAGCGGGGCTGCACTTAGCTTGAAGAGGCAGAAGCAGGCCGGATTTGATGGGTCCTTCCTGCTTTCACCGATTGCCTTTCACTCTTGGTCTGTCTCTCCATTTTTTCAGTCCCATCTCCACTGCGGAATGTCCGTGAGGAGTTTCCGACCCAGAAATAAGAGGAGAGCTGTTCCCCAAAGCCCTCTCTCTCCTAAAGCTCTACATGGAAGGACTTCGGGGGAGCTTCAGAGAGACATTTGGCCCATAGGAAATGTCCCTAACACACACATGTGGGTTTCGTGACCACTATAAACCATCTGGCAAGATCCAAGTAACAAGAAACACAGCTACAaggactgtatttttttttaagatgcgcTCAAAGAAAGAAGCTTAAAAGAAATGAGTCATCATTCTGCAATGCACATCAAACAAGTTAAATAACTGACTTTCTTAACGACGTGTTAATCAAAGTGCACCGATTCTCAAAGCAGATTCTGTCACCAAGCAGCCTTCTATCTTCTCAGCCCTGATGCATGCACTAAGAGAGTTTTATTCTGACAGATCCAATATAGCAATCAATAAAATCTTATTATATGGAGCGGAGAGACAAGGGTTTGTAGCAGGATTTATGCACAGCCTTCAAACCCAGTGCATTTCGTCTCTCTACTGAACCTGTAATTGAAAAGAAATCTCCCCAAACACACCGGATGTGAATTTTCTGGCTCTATGGGCAATTCAGACTGGACGCCAGTCTCCTGTTGGGAACCAGGAAGCTCTGCCATCTTCTCTCAACCTGTAGTTAGGTTTGCCAGATACCTCAGGAGCAGGCAGTCACAGCAAAGAGGAAACCGGATGTGTGGGTCAGACCGAGACTTTGGGCACAATAATGAGTTTGGAAGCCATTCAACCCCTCAaatcaaggctactcaactttggaagccccgggggccacactgATGCTCGCAGCACATGCCAAAGGCTGCAACTCAAGTGTGATTAAACAAAGGCTGTGAATGGCTCGctcactacaaaagcagcttctcctctcttggaattcacacctccagatcagctactagaagtgggcctcatccttcctTATTGGAtctccagcctgcttctggcctggatatttatacctgcctctggaaatttccacgacatgcatctgacgaagtgggtctttgcccacgaaagtttatgcgccaacacttcggttagtctataaggtgccacaggactcctcgccgcttttgcagattcagactaacacggctacccctctgatacttaacttaagtgtggttgcatgtatatgcaaatatatatgcaatagcttctttcacactgacgggcatgaatacaaagattaaggcaagacgacacaacacacaggccccatttatgtcagttctgctgatattaataaaatgcaacatttacccgatttccatccgTGTGACAGCACTTTACAcgagcaacgacagtccaggaatgtaactactaacaCGCATCTCAAtagaagaccattacattgactcCTTTTTTTGTGTTGGCTGTGTGTCGAGCCCTgagtaaacccaaaccgcaccgtgggccgcaaacaagcGGGTTGCAGGCCGCATGCTGtccacgggccgcatgttgagtagccctgcctcaAACCCTTCTGCCTCCCAACGAGGACGGCTCAGAAGTGTCTCCTGGATGCTTTGACGAAGATCACCAATTGCTAGGCAAAGCCACGGGCGGCAGCTTTTAACCCATGCAGGTGTCAGGCAGCTTCGGCGGatgggcagaggaggggaaaagagaagagcAGAGAGTGCTGGCGATGACCCATGGTAGCATTTCCAGACCGAAATTCTCCAAGCCACGGGGCTTACTTTGGTGCTGGTGCCGGGGATGCACATTTGGGGCTGAGTTGGTCTCGtttcccagcccagctgggctcgcTAGCACCGTGCGGCCTCCCACTGAGAACAGAGGAAGGATGTTTTTCACTTTGACTGGGGATTTGTCTTGCTCTGCGAAGACTCAGCACTGCTCAGGTACATAACAGCAGGTGGCTGCCTAGCAGTCTCTGGAAATGGCTGCAGGCCTTTGATGTAGGCAGCTCTATTGGCAGCATTAACACAACCcaactgtgacagaccgggccgtgtctgggcacagctgagtgcgtccgctcagggcgaattgctcaaatccggggctccttacagccctcgactggcgacctctccacacaggccgaaaaccagtctcacagagcgcttcagcaacctgcttgaagcctcccgagcaaaacccctccgacaccccagcaatatccgtgccccagatggccccgggcctcatacacaggtgaggggtcctagcacccaatcccacctaccccgaacaagttctgtccggttccaagaaaccagccacagatccctggtcaatttaccctctggaccttacccacaaatcacgctgggccaatcctttagaatctatatctaaaggtttattattacaagaaagaaaagcatgagagtaaggttattaaagtacagtacgttacatgcaccgaatctcccagtcctcgatgcaggctctagcagagatgttgcagctgctggtttaaaagttcttattgcacatcctgcgatcaggatgggttcgcaggtcttccgggctcttcaatccctgcaatgctgcctctgggatgaagtgctgagctgagaacaaaatggcatcgaccacatggcctcttttattcccttcctggcctcttcttgtatgcagcaagtcacctggtcagaggccaatctctatgtttcctgctggctgccctcaggtgacaaatcccattctttgggtgtgtccatagcccattgagagtcattgttccacagggctttgttactcagcctgtccatagccatgcttaaccacattcacagaaatattcagcttccacacagattacagattcctacctacacacatagacattatacactctcacaaatagcgtacataagatcaacaaacaataatctcccattcaataccccacatggctccctttcatacagatttctggggccaatacccccacctaggggtgcagcagcgatctggctgcttccctccaattcagcaacgtgacaccaaCTAATCAGATTCACCCCGCTCCAAGTGCAGGAGAGACACAATGTCCCTGTTGCAAATGGAGGGAAACGAAGGGGAAAGGCAGGAACAGTAAATAACCCACATGACAACAACAGCGCAGGCTCTTCCCGAAGGACCTTGGGACGAGGCATGAAATTCATGCCAGGAACtttccccagcagcagagggtttTTAACATGGATGACTTATCGGTCCTGCCTCTTAAAAAAAGAACAGGTGAGAAGAGACAGGAcactgcagtggtctccaacctttttacacccaagatcactttttaagtctcagaacaggcgaagatctactgccccaccccttccttgaagccccgcctacattacataaggaaatctaatgtaaatgtactgcgcaggtgcgcagttcagagagggctcaagagctactcttagagcccctgagatctaccggtagatcgcgatctactggttggtgaccacggggctagagggacctttgctctgacccagtctggccgttcgtATGTTGCTGTGGAATAGGAGGCATGCACGCGTCTTTTGTATTATGGACCTCTGGGCTGGCCTCCTGTTTGGAGAAAGACAAGGGAACAAAGGTAAggacataagagcggccagactgggtcagaccaaaggtccattcagcccagtgtcctgtctgcccacagtggccaatgccaggtgccccagagggagagaacacaacaggtaattcccACGTGATCCCTGCCCTGTCGCTCATTtcaagagaaacagaggctagggacaccattcttacccatcctggctaatagccattgatggacccaacctccaggaaactatctagctctttttaaaaccccgttaaagtcctggtcttcatcacatcctctggcaaggagttccacaggttgactgcactaaatgaagaaaaacttccttttgtttgttttgaacctgctgcctattcatttaatttggtgacccctagttcttatatcgtgggaataagtaaataacttttctttattcccttttcccacaccagtcatgacctCTATTACATCCCTCCGTAGTCTCCTcttctgaaaagtccaagtctttttaacttctcttcacatgggacttgttccaaacacctcatcatttttgttgcccttttctgaatcttttccaatgccaatatctcttttttgagaggaggctaccacatctgaatgcagtattcaagatgtgggcatatcatggtttatataagggcaataagatattctctgtcttgttctctatcACTTCTGTAGCGATTCCAAACATTGTGTTTGCTTtgttgaccgccgctgcacactgagtggagaTTTCCATAGAACtatctcttgagtagctgtagctaaattagtcccatcCTAGGTCCTGCCTGGAAcagatgaccttgcaaggtccctttcAGCCGGACAGGTTGGTGATCCTATGACAAAGGCCTTCGCCTTCCTGAGAGGATGAAAGGAGTTTAGTAAAGGAGTTTGTTAAAACGTGGAAACGGACCACTGAAGCGACATTTCCCtgttttcttcctcatttttcctCCTGCGTGTCCTGATATGCATCTAGCAGGAACCTTTACAAAGGCACCGACAGTCCAAGGAGGAGAGTATCGGGCGAGGCAACGAAAGGAACTAAAGTGGGAGCACCAAGAAGAGCTGAAGAGACTGATCTGCTTGAAGAGCATGTAGCCCCCAAAAGTGAAACATGCGGTCActtgacagatgtctgtccaggTAGTTCTGCACGTCCTGAGCAGTTAACACCTTTCAAGAGCACTTGGTAAAGGGGACTGGGTCTTCAAAACACTCGTCCTACCAGACCTATCCAGCCCGAGTGATGCATGTCAGCTGGAAGGATCTG
Proteins encoded in this region:
- the LOC142831034 gene encoding uncharacterized protein LOC142831034, which codes for MYRKKFRGVQKEPQETYVDLASPLVQYGRKWVSGVGAQTTEELLKLFMMEQFYEACPPKLRLWLKDRRPETPQKAGRLADEFMESWSGCERESRRERELRRDRISAERRRESTMRQAQGTGRLRPREPARAWTEIAQSLTCHRCGQKGHKRAQCTRSHDRGLSRVNWLGWEEGQAAPEAGTGRQTLAQREGKDAQCTSPGRPDPREVDFSMYRVGAGRPLRSECLIPLEVDGRKVTGFWVTGAEVTLAQSDIVAQDRILPHTQLTLKGIDGSPFKVPVARVHLKWGAKEGLKEVGVHPYLPTEVLMGNDLEEWPHESQQALVTTRSQSQRGAGNLDPGKDSWQRPQGPIPVDTGSSQAGTPDLGKGGGQVPIPASATEFQAEVQADPSLQRLRDQAGLRVAQPRGRGGQKRFLWERGFLFREWLPPRKVRAWGVQRQLVVPRKYRLKLLYLAHDVPVVGHRGIRSTRLRLLQHFHWPGIFAAVQRYCRSCDSCQRGGKAQDRRKAAWGSLPHIEEPLGLLRELWEGKA